The following coding sequences lie in one Arabidopsis thaliana chromosome 3, partial sequence genomic window:
- a CDS encoding uncharacterized protein (unknown protein; Has 8 Blast hits to 8 proteins in 2 species: Archae - 0; Bacteria - 0; Metazoa - 0; Fungi - 0; Plants - 8; Viruses - 0; Other Eukaryotes - 0 (source: NCBI BLink).) gives MRAFSLMICVLVLATLIMVAESKSSYSGNDETLTPPPPMAPSPSPTGTDGGHFGEPKTLLPPPNAATFTTCPLLITSTLISALAFVF, from the coding sequence ATGAGAGCTTTCAGCTTAATGATATGTGTTCTCGTCTTGGCAACGTTGATTATGGTGGCCGAGTCTAAGTCTTCCTATAGTGGGAACGACGAGACACTCactcctcctcctccgatGGCTCCTTCACCGTCACCAACTGGTACTGACGGCGGTCACTTTGGTGAACCCAAGACGCTTCTACCACCTCCAAACGCCGCCACTTTCACCACTTGCCCGCTGTTAATCACCTCAACATTGATTAGTGCCTTGGCTTTCGTCTTCTAA
- a CDS encoding Mitochondrial ribosomal protein L37 (Mitochondrial ribosomal protein L37; CONTAINS InterPro DOMAIN/s: Ribosomal protein L37, mitochondrial (InterPro:IPR013870); BEST Arabidopsis thaliana protein match is: Mitochondrial ribosomal protein L37 (TAIR:AT5G14290.1); Has 178 Blast hits to 178 proteins in 92 species: Archae - 0; Bacteria - 0; Metazoa - 64; Fungi - 40; Plants - 51; Viruses - 0; Other Eukaryotes - 23 (source: NCBI BLink).), with product MNRIGLIRGSSSKDVVRRTFAAAASKAKKGGKGGGASDAPKGSSLTKEIKSTTVVGANTLKDGSDPKILPDSDYPDWLWHLLDKRPALSELRRKNVETLPYDDLKRFVKLDTRGKIKENNSIKAKN from the coding sequence ATGAACCGTATTGGATTGATAAGGGGATCATCATCCAAGGATGTAGTCCGGAGAACGTTTGCAGCAGCAGCTAGTAAAGCCAAGAAAGGTGGCAAAGGAGGTGGAGCCAGCGATGCTCCTAAAGGTTCCAGCTTGACCAAAGAGATCAAATCCACCACTGTTGTTGGTGCCAATACTCTCAAAGACGGATCTGATCCCAAGATCTTGCCTGATTCTGATTACCCTGATTGGCTCTGGCATCTCCTCGATAAGCGACCAGCTCTCAGTGAGCTTAGGAGGAAGAACGTCGAGACTCTTCCCTACGATGATCTCAAACGTTTTGTCAAGCTCGACACACGGGGTAAAATCAAGGAGAACAACTCCATCAAGGCCAAAAACTGA
- a CDS encoding Ankyrin repeat family protein, which produces MPPTYFPLRWESTGDQWWYATPIDYAAANSQYDLVRELLRIDSNNLIKLTSLRRIRRLETVWDDDSQFHDVAACRSRVARKLLAACDEGGSPGSKRNTLIRSGYGGWLIYTAASAGDLAFVHDLLERNPLLVFGEGEYGVTDILYAAARSKNDDVFRLIYDFAVTPRFGTGGIEQQTGEIPAAYKWEMKNRAVHSASRGGNLILLKELLSDCSVEHVLAFRDKQGSTILHSAAGKGKTQVVKELVASSYHLVDAVDNQGNTALHVAAYRGHADLVDVLISASPSLISARNNAGDTFLHAGISGFQTPAFERLDKHTELMNRLITSAASKSQGDFVNYRNNEGRTALHLAISGNVPLEFVEMLMSVKSIDINIRDNAGMTPLDLIRQKPLSPTSDLLFRRLVSAGGMFSCRDQSITSVVASHLKDRGNFYSPGARFKTSDAEMFLSTRLEVAPEKIGVVVPRHVRSSSCCIEIGQLNVMDENHHLKKCRNASVNSTTERLKSVFHWPRVKKQPGHSKNNSDISIISTTLETQETPVPLRQRFSKSSTSSLDPPNNNKRTLAVRSNQSSPRAKKKRFGSVRSRSSSFSKISIHSSSTSSTSSMVDLKQKGVLIDTSIAGPSGLKRSEPVKNKVSEKQGSVRSRLKSHYFCFGTSALSVKTPATVLV; this is translated from the exons ATGCCTCCGACCTACTTTCCTCTCCGTTGGGAGAGCACCGGCGATCAGTGGTGGTACGCTACTCCCATTGATTATGCTGCCGCCAACAGCCAGTACGACCTAGTCCGTGAGCTTCTCCGAATCGACTCCAATAACCTCATTAAGCTCACTTCCCTCCGCAGAATTCGCCGCCTCGAAACCGTCTGGGACGACGATTCCCAGTTCCACGACGTCGCCGCTTGCAGATCACGCGTCGCCAGAAAACTTCTCGCCGCCTGCGACGAAGGCGGCTCGCCGGGATCCAAGAGGAACACTCTTATCCGCTCTGGGTATGGTGGCTGGCTGATTTACACGGCAGCCTCTGCCGGAGATCTAGCGTTTGTTCACGATCTCCTGGAGAGAAATCCCCTGTTAGTGTTCGGCGAAGGAGAGTACGGCGTCACTGATATACTCTACGCAGCTGCCAGAAGtaaaaacgacgacgttttcCGTCTCATTTATGATTTTGCGGTTACTCCGAGGTTTGGAACAGGTGGCATCGAGCAGCAAACCGGAGAGATTCCGGCGGCTTACAAATGGGAGATGAAGAACAGAGCGGTTCACTCTGCTTCGAGAGGAGGCAATCTGATCCTTCTCAAAGAACTTCTCTCCGATTGTTCTGTTGAACATGTCTTGGCCTTCCGAGACAAACAGGGCTCCACTATCCTCCACTCAGCCGCCGGAAAAGGAAAAACTCAG GTGGTTAAAGAGCTTGTGGCTTCATCATACCATTTAGTTGACGCCGTGGACAACCAAGGGAACACGGCTTTGCACGTTGCAGCTTACCGTGGCCACGCTGATCTTGTGGATGTTCTCATCTCGGCATCTCCATCTTTGATCTCCGCCAGAAACAACGCCGGAGATACTTTCCTTCACGCCGGAATCTCCGGTTTCCAGACTCCTGCGTTCGAAAGGCTTGACAAGCATACGGAGCTCATGAACCGTCTGATCACTTCCGCAGCCTCGAAATCCCAAGGggattttgtaaattatagGAACAATGAGGGACGCACGGCTCTTCACTTGGCCATCTCTGGGAATGTTCCTCTGGAGTTCGTTGAGATGCTTATGTCTGTGAAATCCATTGATATAAACATACGTGACAACGCTGGTATGACTCCGCTTGATCTGATCAGGCAGAAGCCGCTGTCTCCAACGTCTGATCTCCTGTTCCGACGACTCGTATCAGCCGGAGGGATGTTCAGTTGTCGTGATCAAAGCATCACAAGTGTCGTCGCGTCTCACTTGAAGGACAGAGGAAACTTTTACAGCCCTGGAGCTCGTTTCAAGACATCGGACGCTGAGATGTTCCTAAGCACCAGACTTGAAGTTGCGCCTGAAAAGATTGGTGTTGTTGTCCCTAGACACGTGAGATCCAGTTCCTGTTGCATTGAGATTGGTCAGCTAAACGTGATGGATGAGAATCATCATCTCAAGAAATGCAGAAACGCGTCTGTTAACTCTACAacagagagattgaagagCGTTTTCCACTGGCCGCGAGTCAAGAAACAACCTGGCCATTCCAAGAACAATTCTGATATTAGCATCATTTCGACAACACTTGAGACGCAAGAAACTCCTGTCCCTCTCCGTCAGAGATTCTCAAAAAGCAGCACTTCTTCCCTTGATCCGCCtaataacaataaaagaaCGTTGGCGGTAAGAAGTAACCAGTCTAGTCCCAGAGCCAAGAAGAAACGGTTTGGGTCGGTGCGGTCACGGTCGAGCTCATTCTCGAAAATATCCATCCActcttcttccacttcttcgACTTCGAGCATGGTTGATCTTAAACAGAAGGGAGTGCTGATTGATACGAGCATAGCCGGACCATCTGGATTGAAACGGTCAGAGCCGGTGAAAAATAAGGTAAGCGAGAAGCAGGGTTCGGTGAGGAGTAGATTGAAGAGCCATTACTTCTGCTTTGGTACTTCAGCTTTGTCAGTGAAAACGCCGGCTACTGTCTTGGTATAA
- a CDS encoding Transmembrane amino acid transporter family protein (Transmembrane amino acid transporter family protein; CONTAINS InterPro DOMAIN/s: Amino acid transporter, transmembrane (InterPro:IPR013057); BEST Arabidopsis thaliana protein match is: Transmembrane amino acid transporter family protein (TAIR:AT1G61270.1); Has 4381 Blast hits to 4371 proteins in 390 species: Archae - 5; Bacteria - 296; Metazoa - 1264; Fungi - 731; Plants - 1536; Viruses - 3; Other Eukaryotes - 546 (source: NCBI BLink).) produces MAGIPDHIQDQHLVEEDQPFDLEDWLPITASRNANWYYSAFHNVTAIVGAGVLGLPYAMSELGWGPGVVVLILSWVITLYTLWQMIEMHEMFEGQRFDRYHELGQAAFGKKLGLYIIVPLQLLVEISVCIVYMVTGGKSLKNVHDLALGDGDKCTKLRIQHFILIFASSQFVLSLLKNFNSISGVSLVAAVMSVSYSTIAWVASLRKGATTGSVEYGYRKRTTSVPLAFLSALGEMAFAYAGHNVVLEIQATIPSTPENPSKRPMWKGAVVAYIIVAFCYFPVALVGFKTFGNSVEESILESLTKPTALVIVANMFVVIHLLGSYQVYAMPVFDMIESVMIRIWHFSPTRVLRFTIRWTFVAATMGIAVGLPYYSALLSFFGGFVFAPTTYFIPCIMWLILKKPKRFSLSWCMNWFCIIFGLVLMIIAPIGGLAKLIYNIQKGTLPNSRCNLPKH; encoded by the exons ATGGCGGGAATCCCAGATCATATCCAAGACCAACATCTTGTGGAGGAG GATCAACCCTTTGATCTGGAAGATTGGCTTCCAATCACAGCATCAAGGAATGCCAATTGGTATTATTCAGCTTTCCACAACGTCACTGCCATTGTTGGTGCTGGCGTTCTCGGTCTTCCTTACGCCATGTCAGAGCTTGGATG GGGACCTGGGGTTGTGGTGTTGATCCTGTCATGGGTGATCACGTTATACACCCTCTGGCAAATGATTGAGATGCATGAGATGTTTGAAGGGCAACGGTTCGATAGGTACCATGAGCTGGGTCAGGCAGCCTTTGGTAAAAAGCTTGGTTTGTACATCATCGTGCCCCTACAACTACTTGTCGAGATCAGTGTGTGCATAGTCTATATGGTCACTGGAGGTAAATCCCTGAAGAATGTACATGACCTTGCTTTGGGAGATGGTGACAAGTGCACAAAGCTTAGAATTCAACACTTCATTTTGATCTTTGCCTCTTCACAGTTCGTGCTCTCCCTTCTTAAGAACTTCAACTCCATTTCTGGTGTCTCCTTGGTAGCTGCTGTCATGTCTGTCAG CTATTCTACAATTGCTTGGGTAGCCTCGCTGAGGAAGGGTGCCACCACCGGGAGTGTAGAGTACGGCTATAGAAAAAGAACAACCTCAGTGCCATTAGCCTTCTTAAGTGCACTGGGTGAAATGGCTTTTGCGTACGCAGGTCATAACGTTGTTTTGGAAATTCAAGCAACGATCCCATCAACACCAGAGAACCCATCAAAACGACCCATGTGGAAGGGAGCGGTTGTAGCCTATATCATTGTAGCTTTCTGCTACTTCCCTGTGGCACTTGTAGGTTTCAAGACCTTTGGAAACAGTGTTGAAGAGAGCATCCTCGAATCACTAACAAAACCAACGGCACTTGTCATTGTGGCCAACATGTTTGTGGTCATACATCTCTTGGGAAGCTACCAG GTGTATGCGATGCCCGTGTTTGACATGATCGAATCTGTAATGATAAGGATATGGCACTTCAGTCCAACAAGAGTTCTACGGTTTACCATCCGATGGACTTTTGTGG CCGCCACGATGGGAATAGCGGTCGGTTTACCGTATTACAGCGCATTGCTGTCATTTTTTGGGGGATTTGTGTTCGCCCCGACCACATACTTT ATCCCATGCATCATGTGGCTGATcctaaagaaaccaaagagattTAGTCTCTCATGGTGTATGAACTGG TTTTGCATCATTTTTGGGCTTGTGCTGATGATCATAGCACCTATTGGGGGACTGGCCAAACTAATCTATAATATTCAAAAGGGCACTCTACCTAATTCAAGATGCAACTTACCTAAACACTGA
- the BET10 gene encoding bromodomain and extraterminal domain protein 10 (bromodomain and extraterminal domain protein 10 (BET10); CONTAINS InterPro DOMAIN/s: Bromodomain (InterPro:IPR001487); BEST Arabidopsis thaliana protein match is: bromodomain and extraterminal domain protein 9 (TAIR:AT5G14270.2); Has 12383 Blast hits to 9735 proteins in 571 species: Archae - 25; Bacteria - 644; Metazoa - 6126; Fungi - 1754; Plants - 803; Viruses - 19; Other Eukaryotes - 3012 (source: NCBI BLink).) yields MTVRNGGFPGDYNRNSFDSPGGCDDSPNASKDDETFGVPRIVLPLSDLSSSERRKWIHTLRQELEQLRSFQKSVGDLLPISKIVTSTPASNVSRPKSFGMSRCSTGPGKRVLPFTATKPEPVTTSTMLRMKQCESLLKRLMSQQHCWLFNTPVDVVKLNIPDYFTIIKHPMDLGTVKSKLTSGTYSSPSEFSADVRLTFRNAMTYNPSDNNVYRFADTLSKFFEVRWKTIEKKSSGTKSEPSNLATLAHKDIAIPEPVAKKRKMNAVKRNSLLEPAKRVMTDEDRVKLGRDLGSLTEFPVQIINFLRDHSSKEERSGDDEIEIDINDLSHDALFQLRDLFDEFLRENQKKDSNGEPCVLELLHGSGPGNSLTQHCDGSELEDEDVDIGNYEHPISHISTVRTEKDSVGGLNQMEDASRGKLSLIEGADGHQDGNSAPKEKELPPEKRYRAALLKNRFADIILKAQEITLNQNEKRDPETLQREKEELELQKKKEKARLQAEAKEAEEARRKAEAQEAKRKLELEREAARQALLEMEKSVEINENTRFLKDLELLKTVNTDQLRNLRDVGSESDGLAVFGFGGSNPLEQLGLFMKHEEDEDESDMLAFPDPGNEVEEGEID; encoded by the exons ATGACTGTGAGGAACGGTGGTTTCCCAGGAGATTATAATCGTAACAGTTTTGACTCTCCCGGCGGCTGTGATGATAGCCCCAATGCTTCCAAGGATGATGAAACTTTTGGTGTCCCGAGAATAGTTTTACCCTTGTCTGACTTGTCATCATCAGAAAGGAGAAAGTGGATTCATACGCTTCGTCAGGAGCTGGAACAACTACGGTCCTTTCAGAAGAGTGTTGGGGACCTTCTTCCTATATCTAAGATTGTTACTAGTACACCTGCAAGTAATGTGTCTCGCCCCAAGAGTTTTGGAATGTCACGATGCTCTACTGGCCCTGGAAAAAGGGTGCTCCCCTTCACAGCAACCAAACCAGAGCCAGTCACCACTTCCACTATGCTTCGGATGAAGCAATGTGAGAGCCTCCTTAAACGATTGATGTCGCAGCAGCATTGTTGGCTCTTTAATACCCCTGTGGACGTCGTCAAGCTCAACATTCCTGATTATTTCACCATTATCAAACATCCTATGGATTTAGGAACTGTTAAAAGCAAGTTAACTTCCGGCACGTATTCAAGCCCTTCAGAGTTTTCTGCTGATGTCCGTCTTACTTTCCGCAATGCTATGACTTATAACCCGTCAGATAATAATGTGTATCGCTTCGCTGATACTCTCAGCAAGTTTTTTGAAGTGAGATGGAAAACTATCGAGAAGAAGTCATCCGGAACCAAATCTGAACCAAGTAACTTGGCTACTCTTGCTCACAAAGATATTGCGATACCTGAGCCTGTGgctaagaagagaaagatgaatgCTGTGAAACGTAACAGCCTCTTAGAGCCTGCTAAGCGGGTTATGACAGATGAGGATAGAGTAAAGCTTGGCAGAGATTTGGGGTCCTTGACAGAATTCCCTGTACAGATAATAAATTTCCTGAGAGATCACAGCTCCAAGGAAGAGAGATCTGGAGATGATGAGATAGAGATTGACATCAATGATCTCAGTCATGATGCCTTGTTCCAGTTGCGGGATCTCTTTGATGAGTTTCTGcgagaaaatcaaaagaaagattcaaacgGTGAACCCTGTGTGTTAGAG CTTTTACATGGGTCAGGGCCAGGAAATTCATTGACGCAACACTGTGATG GGAGTGAATTGGAGGACGAGGATGTTGACATTGGTAATTATGAGCACCCTATATCTCACATCTCAACTGTCAGAACAGAAAAAG ATTCCGTCGGTGGATTGAATCAGATGGAAGATGCATCCAGAGGGAAGCTAAGTCTTATTGAGGGGGCAGATGGTCATCAAGATG GAAATAGTGCTCCAAAAGAGAAGGAACTACCTCCAGAAAAGCGTTACAGGGCTGCTCTATTGAAAAATCGATTTGCGGATATAATCTTGAAGGCTCAAGAGATAACTCTTAATCAG AATGAGAAACGAGACCCAGAGACACTGCAACGTGAGAAGGAAGAACTGGAattgcaaaagaagaaag AAAAAGCACGGTTACAAGCAGAAGCCAAGGAAGCTGAAGAAGCTCGTAGAAAAGCTGAGGCACAAGAGGCTAAGAGGAAACTGGAACTTGAAAGAGAAGCAGCCCGGCAGGCATTGCTTGAG ATGGAGAAGTCGGTTGAAATAAATGAGAACACAAGGTTTCTCAAGGACCTAGAACTGCTCAAAACGGTTAACACGGACCAGTTACGAAATCTAAGAGATGTTGGCTCTGAGTCTGATGGGTTGGCTGTATTTGGGTTTGGAGGAAGTAATCCTCTAGAGCAGCTGGGGCTATTTATGAAACAtgaggaggatgaagatgaatcCGACATGCTTGCGTTTCCAGATCCCGGCAATGAAGTAGAAGAGGGTGAAATCGACTGA
- the BET10 gene encoding bromodomain and extraterminal domain protein 10, translating into MTVRNGGFPGDYNRNSFDSPGGCDDSPNASKDDETFGVPRIVLPLSDLSSSERRKWIHTLRQELEQLRSFQKSVGDLLPISKIVTSTPASNVSRPKSFGMSRCSTGPGKRVLPFTATKPEPVTTSTMLRMKQCESLLKRLMSQQHCWLFNTPVDVVKLNIPDYFTIIKHPMDLGTVKSKLTSGTYSSPSEFSADVRLTFRNAMTYNPSDNNVYRFADTLSKFFEVRWKTIEKKSSGTKSEPSNLATLAHKDIAIPEPVAKKRKMNAVKRNSLLEPAKRVMTDEDRVKLGRDLGSLTEFPVQIINFLRDHSSKEERSGDDEIEIDINDLSHDALFQLRDLFDEFLRENQKKDSNGEPCVLELLHGSGPGNSLTQHCDGSELEDEDVDIGNYEHPISHISTVRTEKDSVGGLNQMEDASRGKLSLIEGADGHQDGNSAPKEKELPPEKRYRAALLKNRFADIILKAQEITLNQVSCVCGGVSCYIWLALPL; encoded by the exons ATGACTGTGAGGAACGGTGGTTTCCCAGGAGATTATAATCGTAACAGTTTTGACTCTCCCGGCGGCTGTGATGATAGCCCCAATGCTTCCAAGGATGATGAAACTTTTGGTGTCCCGAGAATAGTTTTACCCTTGTCTGACTTGTCATCATCAGAAAGGAGAAAGTGGATTCATACGCTTCGTCAGGAGCTGGAACAACTACGGTCCTTTCAGAAGAGTGTTGGGGACCTTCTTCCTATATCTAAGATTGTTACTAGTACACCTGCAAGTAATGTGTCTCGCCCCAAGAGTTTTGGAATGTCACGATGCTCTACTGGCCCTGGAAAAAGGGTGCTCCCCTTCACAGCAACCAAACCAGAGCCAGTCACCACTTCCACTATGCTTCGGATGAAGCAATGTGAGAGCCTCCTTAAACGATTGATGTCGCAGCAGCATTGTTGGCTCTTTAATACCCCTGTGGACGTCGTCAAGCTCAACATTCCTGATTATTTCACCATTATCAAACATCCTATGGATTTAGGAACTGTTAAAAGCAAGTTAACTTCCGGCACGTATTCAAGCCCTTCAGAGTTTTCTGCTGATGTCCGTCTTACTTTCCGCAATGCTATGACTTATAACCCGTCAGATAATAATGTGTATCGCTTCGCTGATACTCTCAGCAAGTTTTTTGAAGTGAGATGGAAAACTATCGAGAAGAAGTCATCCGGAACCAAATCTGAACCAAGTAACTTGGCTACTCTTGCTCACAAAGATATTGCGATACCTGAGCCTGTGgctaagaagagaaagatgaatgCTGTGAAACGTAACAGCCTCTTAGAGCCTGCTAAGCGGGTTATGACAGATGAGGATAGAGTAAAGCTTGGCAGAGATTTGGGGTCCTTGACAGAATTCCCTGTACAGATAATAAATTTCCTGAGAGATCACAGCTCCAAGGAAGAGAGATCTGGAGATGATGAGATAGAGATTGACATCAATGATCTCAGTCATGATGCCTTGTTCCAGTTGCGGGATCTCTTTGATGAGTTTCTGcgagaaaatcaaaagaaagattcaaacgGTGAACCCTGTGTGTTAGAG CTTTTACATGGGTCAGGGCCAGGAAATTCATTGACGCAACACTGTGATG GGAGTGAATTGGAGGACGAGGATGTTGACATTGGTAATTATGAGCACCCTATATCTCACATCTCAACTGTCAGAACAGAAAAAG ATTCCGTCGGTGGATTGAATCAGATGGAAGATGCATCCAGAGGGAAGCTAAGTCTTATTGAGGGGGCAGATGGTCATCAAGATG GAAATAGTGCTCCAAAAGAGAAGGAACTACCTCCAGAAAAGCGTTACAGGGCTGCTCTATTGAAAAATCGATTTGCGGATATAATCTTGAAGGCTCAAGAGATAACTCTTAATCAGGTTAGCTGTGTTTGTGGAGGTGTGAGCTGTTATATCTGGTTAGCCCTCCCTCTTTga